Proteins co-encoded in one Paenibacillus sp. genomic window:
- the mltG gene encoding endolytic transglycosylase MltG, which translates to MWKWIKGLLLLVVVAVGAASAAGYYAMEQLKPPAASEEIVFTIPAGTSSAEIANILEEHGLIRSALIFSMYLKYKNLGTGFQAGTYAMAPGTSIQDIIARLNAGDTVKEETIRVTIPEGFTARQVVGALVKAGFSEEAVLEVVSDPYAFKVVSSGDGAMRAAAIPPSDLYRFPLEGYLFPETYEFPKDITAFEALRRMAAELDRKLATLPEGWEGQLEENGVTFHEMMTIASLVEREVVVDAERPLVAGVIYNRLAKDMPLQIDATVQYLFDEQKERLFEKDLQIESPYNTYLNAGLPPGPIASPGLASIHAALYPEPSEYLFYVTKKDGTGEHYFGKTYEEHLRNIKKSNGNG; encoded by the coding sequence ATGTGGAAATGGATTAAGGGGCTGCTGCTGCTCGTCGTCGTCGCCGTCGGCGCGGCGAGCGCCGCAGGTTATTACGCGATGGAGCAGCTGAAACCGCCGGCGGCGTCGGAGGAAATCGTCTTCACGATTCCCGCAGGCACGTCTTCCGCGGAAATCGCGAACATTTTGGAAGAGCACGGACTGATTCGGAGCGCACTGATCTTCTCGATGTATTTAAAATATAAAAACCTAGGCACCGGCTTCCAAGCGGGAACGTATGCGATGGCGCCGGGCACGAGCATTCAAGACATTATCGCCCGGCTGAACGCAGGCGATACCGTAAAAGAAGAGACGATCCGCGTTACGATCCCGGAAGGGTTCACGGCCCGGCAGGTCGTGGGCGCGCTCGTGAAGGCGGGATTTTCGGAGGAAGCGGTGCTCGAGGTCGTGAGCGACCCATACGCGTTCAAGGTCGTCTCGAGCGGCGACGGGGCGATGCGGGCGGCGGCGATTCCGCCTAGCGATCTGTACCGCTTCCCGCTGGAAGGGTACTTGTTCCCGGAGACGTACGAGTTTCCGAAGGATATTACGGCGTTCGAGGCGCTTCGCCGCATGGCCGCGGAGCTGGATCGCAAGCTTGCGACGCTGCCCGAGGGATGGGAAGGGCAGCTCGAGGAGAACGGCGTCACGTTCCACGAAATGATGACGATCGCTTCGCTCGTCGAGCGCGAAGTCGTCGTCGACGCGGAGCGCCCGCTCGTCGCCGGGGTCATTTACAACCGCCTCGCGAAGGACATGCCCCTCCAGATCGACGCGACGGTGCAGTATTTGTTCGACGAGCAGAAGGAGCGGCTGTTCGAGAAAGATTTGCAAATCGAGAGTCCGTACAATACGTATTTGAACGCAGGCCTGCCGCCGGGGCCGATCGCAAGTCCTGGTCTCGCTTCCATTCATGCGGCGTTGTACCCGGAGCCGTCGGAGTACTTGTTTTACGTCACGAAGAAGGACGGCACGGGAGAACATTATTTCGGCAAGACGTACGAAGAACATTTGCGGAATATCAAGAAAAGCAACGGGAACGGGTAG